From the genome of Kluyveromyces lactis strain NRRL Y-1140 chromosome F complete sequence:
CCTGATGACACTGACGATGACCAATTTCAAGTGCTATCCAATAAGGACTCCTCAATGGATTGTAATGGGATTGTAGACCCTAAAGTCTGGGAAGGTGCTGCTTGCTCCTGTTGTGTGAATAATTCGTCACCCTGCTGTTGAgctttcacttttttctcCTCTTTTGCAGGCTGGTTTGATGGCAACTGGTCGATCATGCCTCTTAACTGTCCTTGTAGGAGTATAACGAATCTATCGTAAAAGAACAAACCAATTTCAAACGAGGTACGGCTTGCGAATGATAGACCGACTGTCGCTGAGGATAATACGAACGAAAATGTGAGGAATGGAAGAACAAAAATCGAGGCAATAAATGCAATTGAAAGGAATGTCACCAAATGGAAAGCAAACTGCGGTAACGACCAGGGCGTCATGTATGTAATAGGAAGGGTGGGAAGAACTGGTCTACTTCTAACGCAAAGTGGTATCACTGCAtctagaagaagaatccCAGGTATGTATGTGAGCTCCTGTTACTCTTGTTAAAGCCTCTCTTTATATAGGCAgggaaaaacaaaaacttgaAACGAATTTGAAACAGATAATTAGCCGCCCAGTAAGGTCCGGGTAAATTATGTTCTTAAAACTACCGGAGATGATGATTCAATGGCAGTCAAGAAAGGAAAGTAAGTAGCATATGTTACTCCACAGTTGTATGCCCATGTGcctaaaaaaaataactgTATTAAGGGTATATATGTTTATTTGTATAATATTACTCCAATCAAAGTACCACTCCTAATAAACCTGTACTGGACTGGTATCAACAGGACAATGAAACATGTTCCAATAGGAACAACTAAGTCTCTaaatattttcttctttttcatgtCACCAATTATAAGTCTCAGGCAGAAGTGCCGATATATTGGTTGACTTGATTTGAGATCATCTTGTAGTATTTATTCACGTAAGCTGCAATGTTCGGGTGTTGCTGCGCAGCAGCATGGAGTTGTCTCTGATAAATATCGTATATCCTATCGTAATATTCGTCTAAGTATTCTGATCCATGGATGAAGTCGCTGTCCTGGATACATTTGAATTGGTCAATCATACCCTGCTGAAATTGCTCATTGAACTTCTCTTCGAATTTCTCACTCGTTAATGACATTATTTTAGTTAGCTGACGATAGATAAGGTTTTGTAATCAAGTGCTTGGGGTCTGAGCTATGATTCAGTATATATGGTACGAGTAAACTTCTACTTAGTAATTGTAAAACACACGCGTTCCCTGCTCTTAAAATAACACCAATTAAATTCCCTTGTATGtatctttatatatacatataatCCTATAAACATGAGAGTAAATTCTGCTCGCACGGGTATTAACGCCGATTCCAATATATTATGTAATTATGTATGTGTGGTGTACTGGCGTGCCCGTGTAAACCTAGAAAAAGGCTTTTATCAGTCCCTATCAGATAAGCGTCCGCCAACCTCGCGTTCCGCTCCGACGATATCTTCTATGTTTACCCTCTGTTCTCGTATATCTGTAGATATCAAAACGTATCATATACATAGCTCGTTATAGAATGCTTTCTTAGGCTTGAAGCGTAAAGCActatttttcttctgtaatTAATTAAGAAGACCCCTTGAACGGTTTTAATTTGCCAAACATGTCACCTACAGAACAGTGTAGtaaaagagagaaaatgaaataaagGGCCAGGCCATCATAGTACGAAAACGCCCTTTGTCAAGTCCGTTTTAGAGAAAAACTATCAGAACAAATGCGGTCGATGGTATTTACAATATATTCCATCTGTCCGATCGGAACTTTTACCCATTCTCTGTGTGTTTTTTGACACACTTCGCAGATGATGTTACCCTTCCCGTACTCTTTCCACAGCCATTCATGGATTTCTCGCTCCACGTGACCTGAATCTTTACAGCGGAATCCGTTTTCTGTAAAGCATCTGTCAGATTTATTTCTTGATCTGCCTGTGTCAGTAATGGTGGTGCTGGTGATAGTAGTATGTTTTACAATGTTACTGTGGTTGTTTAATGCCAAACGACATAACTTCTGAATGACATTCGACATTGAATTTATGCTCTTGGGTTTTGTAGTGGAGGAGACGATCCATTGACGAACTATTTCGGGCGTTATTAGTATAATGTCTCGTTTGCACTGTTTTTGCCATTCATTAATTCGTTTAGAAACAtcacttcttcttgtcaTACCTATTTTGATCAGAATTTCGTCTTTATTGTGCTGCCAGGGATCGAAGCGGTTGTTACGTAGGATCAATGCTTGATTCTTACTGGGTTTCATCTTACTATTGTCGGTTACTAACCATGTAATCTCTTTCctattcttcttttccacGACAGCATTCTCATGTAACGTTGCGTAAGTATATATGTAGATGTATTCTGGGGTATCTTCCGGTATATAGGGTGTTTTGGTTGGGCTGGAGGTTCCGTTGTTTTGGTTAATATGATGTCTACAGAACTTTCCACCCTCTATGGCTTTTAGCTTGCATTTTGATCCCTTTCGTGTGGTACCAACGCATTCTGGGGCATCATGCGGCATATGGGGTGCTTTAGTTGCAATAGAGGTTCCGTTGTTTTGGGTACTATGATGTCTACAGAACTTCTCACCCTCTATGGCTTTTAGCCTGCATTGTGATCCCTTTTGTGTAGTACCAACGCATTGCGTTCTCATCAGGTTGTCTATCCTCTATTCAATGACAATGGCAAGTATagctttcttttctttgtatccTTTTCGATCTCATCAGATGGATTGTTTTCTAAATGTCAATACACATAAATATCTATTTCCCGTCTTCTTGATAGAAAAATCTGAACATGTAAAAACACCATCATCAGACAATGGAGACCAAGCACAGCTGATTTGAAACAATGCTTATCGAACAGTGTCACCAGGATTTACCAACATCTTTCGATTCTGAAATCAGAATACATATCGTGAAGCCTACCGTTAAGGGCTATCCAAATGCTAAATTCCCTGCTGTGTTAGTCTTCTCTGAAATTTATCAGGTTACTGGACCTGTTTTGAGATTCGCTCAAACGATTGCTGCAGAAGGTTACATTGCCATTTTACCATCTTCATACCATAATTTTGTAGATTCTACACCCTTGGCGTATGATACTGAGGGTACTGATCTAGGTAACAAATTCAAGATTGAAAAACCCTTAGAATCgtatgatgaagatgttacGTTGTGCCTTGATGTACTAGAAAACCTACCACAATGGAATGGAAGAGTTGGTGCAACTGGCATGTGCTTAGGTGGACATTTGGCCTTCAGAGCTCAACTTGACTCCAGAATCAAGGCTACAACATGTTTCTTCCCCACTGATATTCACTCTCACTCTTTAGGTTTGGGCAAGAATGACGATTCATTGGAAAAGGTTACAgccaattggaaaaaggACCAGGAatgtttcttgatttttGGTACCAAAGATACTCATGTGCCATGGGAAGGCAGAGATCAAATTAGAAATGCAGTGAAGGATAAGTCTGTCACATTTTTAGAAATCAACGGTGCTCAACATGCATTTATCAGAGACGAATTCAGCAAGGGGAGATTCGATTCCGCAGTGACAAAAGCATGTTTGGGTTTTATGTTTGAGTTATTTGATAGAAAGTTGAAGAGTGAACTAGGAGAGTTCGTTGACGACAATGCGCCTGTCGAGCATGTTTGTTAGACAATGCGATCCTTTCATGTGAAGCCAACTATACATTGATATATCTATATACTTATACTTATACTAGTGCAGCAAAAACCAAAGGTTTCAAACCAGTACCCATAATATGTCATGGAATCTCGTTCTGAGATCCGTATGGACACACTCTGAGAGTTTATCATCACCAAGTGACACAGTACTTCTACTTGGGATGCTATTTTCCTCATTACCCTACCTTTAACAGATTTCTTTTATCAGTAAAATTTTCCAAGCGTAAGTAAAGCCAGAGAGCGTATTATCACAGAGGAAGAAGCTttagaaaatgaaaaagtgaaagaaattgatgaattagtgaaaaaaaattcgaaaTACACAGTGGGATTAACAAtatattttcaagaaaaagctTAGAGCAGCTTCAGTACTGGTTCAAGGATTATTCGGAACCAACAGCAATAGCAGATTCTGATCGAACTCAGAAGTataaaatattgaaaagatgaGACCAATTGTTTTGAAGGGTCATGAACGTCCATTAACGCAAGTTAAGTTCAACCGTGATGGTGACTTAGTTTTTGCTTGCTCCAAAGATAGTGTTGCCTCTATCTGGTACGCTATCAACGGTGAAAGATTAGGTACTCTAGATGATCATTCTGGTACTATCTGGTCtattgatgttgatgaaagcACAACTTATGCGTTGACTGGTGGTGCtgatttctgtttcaagATCTGGAAAGTTGCTACAGGTGTAGCAGTCCATTCTGTCTCTACCAGAAGTCCAGTTTTGAGAGTCGAATTTTCTCCAGACGGTAGCAAACTTTTGATTGTACTTGATGCCGTTATGGGTCACATTGGTTCCATTGTTGTTTACTCTTTGATCAGAAACGAAAACGGTGAAATCGTGAATGTGAAGGAGGAACCAGACTACGAAATTACAACCATCGAGCAAGCTACCAAGGTGTTCGTTGCATCTTGGTCCTACAATGGTAAGTACATCATAGCAGGTCATGAAGATGGTCAAATCAGTGCTTACTACGGTGAAAACGGGGAATTCGTTCAAGCAAAGAAGATCCACGAAAAGAGCATCAAAGATATCCAATTCTCTCCAGACAGAACTTACTTTATCACTTCATCCAGAGACAGTGTCGCTTCTTTGGTGGATGTCGACACTTTTGAAGTTCTAAAAACATACAAGGCTGATTGTCCATTAAATAGTGCATCTATTACTCCTCTCAAAGAATTTGTAATCTTGGGTGGTGGTCAAGATGCTAAGGATGTCACAACTACTAGTGCTCGTGAAGGTAAGTTCGAAGCCAGAATTTACCACAAGGTATTCCAAGATGAAATTGGCAGAGTTAAGGGTCATTTCGGTCCTTTGAATTACGTCGCCGTTTCTCCAACTGGTACATCATATGCATCTGGCGGTGAAGATGGTTACATCCGTTTACATCATTTCGATAAATCATACTTCGATTTCAAATACGACGTGGAAAAGACATTTGAAGTGGAAAGAAGGCAACAACTGCAAAAGCAAGAATAAACTTGGTCATTCATCTCATATCACAcatctctttttcttccatcGATACAAATCTGATGACACCAGTGTACATTATCCATACTTTTCACAACTCTATTCTGGCACTAGATAACCTATTGACGCTCCCGtttttcatcattcaaTATTAGTATACCAATAACTAAACATCATTAGTTGCATATTATTTTACATACCAGAGTTCTTCCATTGCGAACTCTGCAAAGATGTGTCCGTTTACCCCAAAAACAGTGATCCACGGCTATTGGATTCATCGTTGTTAATAACTAatgttttcattcattGCTTATATTGCTAGGATTAATGCGGAAACGGTTTTGCTAGATAATTATATGTACATTCAATTACCCATGTAAATTAATGTAAAATAACCTAACCTTCAGACACAAACTTTTAGAAGAAACGTCCCATCATATGTGAGCCCGTCAGCTAAAATGTGTAAGACGTATGAAAAGATCTTTAAAACTTCAGTAGCATACTTCGTTGAGAGTAAACGTAAAGGTTTTCTATCGATGTAAGTACTTACCTTCTCTTCTCTGCTGCCAGTTTCTCAAgtctttccttttcctttctttcatttgcAGCTTGTTGTTTTTGCCTCAGGATTTCTGCATCGGATTCCATACGTTTCTTGGGATCaccttgtttcttttggtttttaccgctttcttgttgttttttAAGGTTCTTCTGTCTTGCCAGCTCACGCTGATTGCCTCTTGCCATTGTTCAGGTTTGATCGTATACGGTTCTTAGAGAAAGCCtaaagaaaatacaaaaaaaagggaGCAAAAGAACAACACAACTAGTTAAAGTGTGGAGGAGTATGGCCCTACCAGTGAGATGCTCTGTCTCTGTTTCCTTTACGCAATCCAATGGCAGTTTTATTGCGTAAGTTGATTAActaatatcatcatctcatttcaaaaatacTTCAATTTATAATTTCCATTCCAATTCCATAGTTTTCTCTTCGAGAAACTTGTCAATTCCATAAGCGGTACAATTGAAAACGAAAATACGAACGGTTGAAATCTAGAGGAGATCAAACGTGATTTACGGTGATTTATAGAATTTGTATCTTAATTCATTAACGTCAATTCTACATAAAAGTGAGAGATCCTTGCGTAAAACTATTCGATGTGTAAAAGTATCTTGCATGAAAATGTCAAACATCTACTGttacttttcaatttggtagTAGAACGTAAAACAACCGAATAATTCACAATATTTCCTTGATAAAGCGACTATTTAATCTGAGCTGCTCCAATTTACACTGGGCCGGTCAAGGGCTCTCCCTGCCAAAGAAGGTTCCTCTAATTCAGGTGTTGCCGCAGTTCCTGAATTTCAAACCTtactttttgttttcgtATTATGCTGGAGTCTTATTCTGGAACTGTTCCTCGACCCTCACGTAGTAAACATCCATTAAGACCGAAAACAGAAAACCTTTAGGTAGCGAATAGGGATATCACATGACTAACATAACTTTTTCTCTAGTCTGTTTTCTCAGTGAGGTAAAAAGAGGTGCTCATTGGCTTTTAACGTACATAGAAAACATTCCTACTTAAATGTCTGCTACGATTatttatgtatatatatacatatatatatatatatatatatatatgttaaAAAGAGGTGAATAAACTTGAAATGCCAAGAGCTATACTTTGATACTTTATTTTCGAAGATGGACTTTCAGCTTGATCTGTTGGGCTTTATTTATAACCGTAGATAGCTCTCAAGAGATATCTGGTTGTGTTCTGATCTTTCATTTGTCATATAGCTTGATTTCTAATACGTTTTCTATTGTGGTTTATTCTGCGCTTAATTGGATTAATCAAtactaaaaaaaatacagCGGCTAGCACTATTGAAACTCACGGTTCTTTACTCTAAGACATATTACTTGACaatcaagaacttttcTAATACCATAGAttacttttgaaagatttgcTGCTGGTTAATTTGGATATTTTTCCTTTACCTGTTAGTGTAGTTTGTGGCAAGATCTCAAAAAGATGGCAGACACTCAAGCTTTGATTTCCGTTCAGGGAATGACTTGCGGCGCCTGTGTCAAAACCGTTCAAACACAAGTTGGAAATGTTGATGGTGTCACTGAGTGTGAGGTGTCTTTGTTGACAGAAGAATGTCATGTCCTTTTTGATAAAGGACGTACTACCACATCTGaaatattggaaacaaTAGATGAGTGTGGGTTTGATGGTAGCTTAATTTCTGAGGAACCGCTAGATTACGATGTGACAACAACTGAACAAATTTCAGGGATTCTTCTCGTTAGCGGTATGACGTGTGGTGCTTGCGTGAAAACTGTCACTGGTCAAGTATTGAAACTAAGCGGTGTATTGGAATGTGACGTATCTTTAGTTACAGAAGAGTGCAAAGTTAAGTTCGATCCCCATTTCACTTCGATGGCTGAAATTGCCGAATGTATTGATGATTGTGGGTTTGATGCCAAAGTCATTAGTGAGAACTCAAGCTCTGTACCTAGCAACGAAAAGCGTTTGTGCTTAAAAATATTCGGTATGTTGTCTGAATCGGATAGGGCCGATATCGAGTCAAAAGTTTCTGAGTTGAAAGGTGTGATATCTATCGATACTTCATTGCAAAGTGAAGAGGCAACAGTCATCCATGATGCTAACGAGATCGGAAACCGTGATATCATAGACTGTATCGAAGAGATGGGGTTTCAaacttttatttcaaatacaTTGGATAATTCTACACAATTATCATTACTCTCTAAAACTAAAGAAATCCAATTctggaagaagaattgtATAAGAGGTggtatttcttctattcTAATAATGGGGTTGTACATGTGTGTACCGATGCTGTTCCCAGCTGTGTTGACTCATTTCCCATTCGTACAAACACCAATTATTGGCTTGTTTTATAGAGATATCATCGGAATTATCATTACTACCTACGTTCAAATCTATGTTGGTTCCTATTTTTATAAAGCTGCATGGATCTCTTTGAAACATGGCTCAGGTACAATGGACACTTTGATCGGTCTTTCTACTGTTTGTgcatatattttttcatgcTATTCCATAATTTCTAGCATTTACCATAAATCGACAAAAATGCCAAAAGTCATCTTTGACACCGCTGTCATGCTTCTCACATTTATTTCTTTGGGCAAATTACTCGAAAATAAAGCGAAATCGGAAACTTCAACTGCAATGAGTAAACTCATCTCTTTGACCCCGTCCTCCTGTTCCATAGTTTTACCAGATGGCTCTACCAGGGAAATATCAGTTGAATTGTTACAACCAAATGATATCGTAGAAGTCGTACCAGGAATGAAAATACCAGCTGATGGTGTTGTTATTCGTAATGAAACTGAAGTTGACGAATCGCTAATCACAGGTGAATCGATGTTGGTGGAAAAAATCGTCGGATCTCAAGTCATCGGGGGGAGTGTCAATGGACCTGGTCATTTCTACTTCAGAGCTATTCGTGTCGGAGAAGATACAAAATTAGCGAACATTATCGCAACGATGAAAAAGGCACAGTTATCTAAAGCTCCTATTCAAAAATACGCTGATAAGATGGCGGGCATATTTGTCCCGTTTGTGATATCACTATCAGCAATAACATTTATAACTTGGATGCTTGTGAGTTACACGATGAAGACTCCTCCTCTCATCTTTAACAGTGAAAATGGCAAATTCTTCATGTGCATGCAAATGTCTATTTCTGTAATTATTGTTGCATGTCCTTGTGCATTGGGTCTAGCGGCACCTACGGCGATTATGGTTGGTACTGGTGTAGGTGCTAGTCATGGTGTTCTCATCAAAGGTGGTGATGTTTTGGAGAAGTGTAGTGCTCTACAGACGTTTTTGTTCGATAAGACAGGTACCCTCACGACGGGGCGGATGAGTGTAGAAAATTTCATTAATTATAACAGTGATGTATCTGATTTACACTGGAAGATGATTTCATTGTGTGAATCAATAGGAGAACATCCAGTTGCAAAAGCTATTGTCAATTATGCTGATTCCCACGTAAATAAATCAAGCATTTTCGATTTGGATTTATCGAATGAGGAAGTTCTCATTGGAAAGGGAATTTCCTGTAACATCACAGATAAAAATACTTCTAAAATCCATACAATAACCATAGGTaacaagaaattatttCCCGATGAGAGTTTGAGTGATATCGCTTCTTCTACTTTAACAGAATCTTATGTTTCCATCGATGGTAGTTTAGTCGgcaaatttgaaatatctgaCAGGGTCAAAGAAGACGCACATTTTGTTGTAGAATATTTACAAAATTTGGGCATTAAATGCTGCATGGTCACAGGAGATGCGCATCAATCTGCTCTGAAAGTGGCACAACAACTTGGCATATCCGCTAATGATGTCTTCAGTGAAGTCACTCCTGAGCAGAAACGTGATATTGTCATTCAACTCCAAAACAACGGTACAGAGAGGGTTGCCTTTGTCGGAGATGGTATTAATGATTCTCCGGCTTTGGTTGAGGCAGATCTAGGAATTTCGATATCTTCTGGTACTGATATTGCAATCGAAGCTGCCGATATCGTTATTCTTGATTCGgataataaaaataatTCGTTAAAAGGTTTGGTTTATGCACTTGATATTGCGCGTAAAACATTCTATAGAGTGAAGctgaatttcttttggGCTGTCTGTTATAACACATTCATGATTCCCATTGCTATGGGTTTATTAGCTCCTTGGGGTATCACTTTACATCCAATGTTGTCTAGTGCTGCAATGGCTCTAAGTTCCGTGTCCGTGGTCTGCAGTTCGCTAATGTTGAAGAGGTGGACACCGCCTTCACTCAATATCAAATCAATGGAAGCTTCCGGTGGATTGTCATGGCTTAGATTTGGTAGAAACAGTAACAGAGgtgatgatattgaactTCAGGAAAGATTGATGTAACCTTAGCTATTTACGCTATTGCAATTCTTAAATATCAGTACTTGTATTATAACATTAATAAAATTCATATTCGTAATAAACGAAAGATTGTATAATAGAATCGCTGGATGAGTTTATTGTACAGTGAACCAAGCGCTGTGTTTAGCAATTACTGGTATTATTGTTACTCAAAGCGGTTTGTCACTACATCGTTGATGAGCTGAGTTATttatccgggtaacaatAAACAATAAGTAAAATTAATCGATGAGATGAACATAACTTTAGAAGTACAGATGAATGCATACTGTAATCTAATAGGCAGTTGGTACAAATAGCGAGAAGTAAGGCCAGGTACTCACAATGGGTGTTCCGTCCTTTTTTCGTTGGTTGTCTAGGAAATATCCTAAAATCATTTCTCCTGTGTTGGAAGAATATCCAGTTATCGAAGATGGTGTTCAACTACCGCTTGATTACTCTTCGGCCAATCCCAATGGTGAGTTGGATAACCTTTATCTCGATATGAATGGTATTGTTCACCCTTGTTCACATCCGGAGAATAAGCCACCACCTGAAACAGAGGATGAAATGCTTCTTGCTGTGTTTGAGTACACAAATCGCGTTTTGAATATGGCCAGACCAAGAAAAGTCTTGATGATAGCGGTTGATGGTGTTGCACCAAGAGCGAAGATGAATCAACAGAGAGCACGTAGGTTTCGTAGTGCAAGGGATGCAAAACTCCAAAATGAAGCCAGAGAGCAAGTATTACGAGAAAGAGAGGACTATGGTGAGACgattgatgaaaatgtcaaaagTAAAAAGACATGGGATTCAAACGCAATTACTCCAGGTACCCCATTTATGGATAAACTAGCTACAGCTTTAAGATATTGGACAAGTTTCAAGTTAGCAACTGATCCCGGGTGGAAAAATTTACAAATTATTATAAGTGACGCTACTGTTCCAGGTGAAGGTGAACATAAAATAATGAATTTCATTAGATCTCAAAGAGCAGACACTCAATATAATCCAAATACAACACATTGTATATATGGGTTAGATGcagatttgatctttttgGGACTAGCAACCCACGAACctcatttcaaaatattaagAGAGGATGTGTTCGCCAATAACAACTATAAAAAACCAAAGCCTCAAGATATGATAAATttatctgaagaagagaaacaaCAGCTTATTCAACAAGATTCAGAAAAGCCATTCTTATGGCTCCATATCAGCGTTTTAAGAGAATATCTTTCAGCAGAATTAGCGATTCCACATTTATCGTTCcagtttgattttgaacGAGCAATCGACGATTGGGTTTTCATGTGTTTCTTCTGTGGTAATGATTTCCTACCGCATTTACCTTGTCTTGATGTGAGAGAGAATAGCATTGACATTTTGGTGGATATATGGAAGACTGTGTTGCCCAAAACAAAAACCTACCTAACATGTGATGGTACACTCAATTTGGAACCTGTAGAAGCTTTACTTGAACAATTAGGAGACCGTGAAAcagatcttttcaaaaagaaatacattCAGGAAGTTCGTAAGCAAGAGGCTCATGATAGGcgaaagaaattgaaaagtaaCCCCAATGTTTCCCAGGGCAAGGTCGACAGAAATTTTATGATTCCGTTGGAGAATATGCCGGTCTATGATGTTGATGGCAACGCCGCTGAAGgctctttgaatttgtcTAATAAGGATTTCGCTAATATGCGTAAAGAAATTAATTTGGCGAATGAAGGTGATGGCGAAGCAGCTAAAGCTTTGAAACTAAAAAGTGAGAAGAATAGCGGTGTGGTCGAGTTTTCATcggaagaattgaaaaatagCGTGCAACTGTCGAAGACTGCGAACTACGATGCTGCTACCAGCTTACAGGAGAAACTTATTGCTAAGAAGATGGCAATGAGAGATGAGGAAAATGCAGAAGAATTGTCGTTGAAACGGAAAAGTGAAGATGTTGACTCtgctgaaaaggaaacatcCAATGAACCTGAGGATGATGAGGCCGattatgatgaagacgaaggCTCTACTGTTCCACCAGCGGTCATCCACACCGGTATTGTAAAATCAGGGTTCATTGACACCGATGAGTCGGTTAGACTTTACGAACCTGGATATCATGATCGTTACTATCAACATAAATTCCATGTTCCAGCAAAAGATATTCCAGCTCTGCAAAAGGATGTGATTAGGTGCTATGTGGAAGGTATTTCATGGGttttattatattattatcagGGATGTGCGTCTTGGACTTGGTACTATCCATACCATTATGCTCCTTTTGCTCAggatttcaagaatataAAAAATCTAGATATTCACTTTGATCTTGGTGAACCATTCTTACCATACGAACAGTTAATGAGTGTTTTACCAGCAGCATCAGGCCACGCACTACCCGAAATATTCAGACCATTAATGTCAGATCCAAACTCTGAGATTATAGATTTCTATCCTGAAGAATTCCCAGTGGATATGAATGGTAAAAAGATGGCTTGGCAGGGTATTGCACTATTGCCATTTATAGATGAAACACGTTTACTGAAAACAGTTCGAGAACAATATTCTAAGCTTTCTGATTCAGAAAAGGCAAGAAATGTTAGGAAGAAGGATGCACTTTTGATCAGCAACAAGAATGTGAATTACGACCTGTTTATGAAGAATTTATATGGAGAAAACCCCGTTAACGTGATAGAGTTTAGACATTTCAAATCTGGTTTAAGTGGATTCGTAACACAAGCTGAAGAAGGGTTTGAACTAAACTCCAAGCTGATATGTCCTATTAATGGGGGTGGTTTGCCAGATTTGAGTACAAATTTATTCCTAAAACTTTCGTATACGCAGCCTGTGGTTGCGGGTAGATGTAAATCGTTAGTATTGAACGGATATATCCCACCTCAACCAATGCTTACCCCACAGGACCGAGACTGTATCATTTATAAATACAGTAACCGTTGGAATCCTTCCATGATGAAATACAACATTGTGCCTGTTGGCCCATCGGGGATTACCCAATATCAGCCCAGGGTTGGAGGTTAcagaagtttcttcttccataaAGAACAGACAGCTTATGCTCAACAACCGCAACAAAATAGAGAGTATATGCACTCGCAACAGAGACAGCCACAGGGCAGCAGATATCAACAGTCTAGGTATAATAATGGAAACTACAATAATAGTAACAACGGTTAttctgataataataatggtaATACCGGCAAATACAACCGTCA
Proteins encoded in this window:
- the CCC2 gene encoding Cu(2+)-transporting P-type ATPase CCC2 (similar to uniprot|P38995 Saccharomyces cerevisiae YDR270W CCC2 copper-transporting P-type ATPase with similarity to human Menkes and Wilsons genes; Cu(2+)-transporting ATPase), coding for MADTQALISVQGMTCGACVKTVQTQVGNVDGVTECEVSLLTEECHVLFDKGRTTTSEILETIDECGFDGSLISEEPLDYDVTTTEQISGILLVSGMTCGACVKTVTGQVLKLSGVLECDVSLVTEECKVKFDPHFTSMAEIAECIDDCGFDAKVISENSSSVPSNEKRLCLKIFGMLSESDRADIESKVSELKGVISIDTSLQSEEATVIHDANEIGNRDIIDCIEEMGFQTFISNTLDNSTQLSLLSKTKEIQFWKKNCIRGGISSILIMGLYMCVPMLFPAVLTHFPFVQTPIIGLFYRDIIGIIITTYVQIYVGSYFYKAAWISLKHGSGTMDTLIGLSTVCAYIFSCYSIISSIYHKSTKMPKVIFDTAVMLLTFISLGKLLENKAKSETSTAMSKLISLTPSSCSIVLPDGSTREISVELLQPNDIVEVVPGMKIPADGVVIRNETEVDESLITGESMLVEKIVGSQVIGGSVNGPGHFYFRAIRVGEDTKLANIIATMKKAQLSKAPIQKYADKMAGIFVPFVISLSAITFITWMLVSYTMKTPPLIFNSENGKFFMCMQMSISVIIVACPCALGLAAPTAIMVGTGVGASHGVLIKGGDVLEKCSALQTFLFDKTGTLTTGRMSVENFINYNSDVSDLHWKMISLCESIGEHPVAKAIVNYADSHVNKSSIFDLDLSNEEVLIGKGISCNITDKNTSKIHTITIGNKKLFPDESLSDIASSTLTESYVSIDGSLVGKFEISDRVKEDAHFVVEYLQNLGIKCCMVTGDAHQSALKVAQQLGISANDVFSEVTPEQKRDIVIQLQNNGTERVAFVGDGINDSPALVEADLGISISSGTDIAIEAADIVILDSDNKNNSLKGLVYALDIARKTFYRVKLNFFWAVCYNTFMIPIAMGLLAPWGITLHPMLSSAAMALSSVSVVCSSLMLKRWTPPSLNIKSMEASGGLSWLRFGRNSNRGDDIELQERLM
- the RAT1 gene encoding ssRNA exonuclease RAT1 (similar to uniprot|Q02792 Saccharomyces cerevisiae YOR048C RAT1 Nuclear 5' to 3' single-stranded RNA exonuclease involved in RNA metabolism including rRNA and snRNA processing as well as mRNA transcription termination) produces the protein MGVPSFFRWLSRKYPKIISPVLEEYPVIEDGVQLPLDYSSANPNGELDNLYLDMNGIVHPCSHPENKPPPETEDEMLLAVFEYTNRVLNMARPRKVLMIAVDGVAPRAKMNQQRARRFRSARDAKLQNEAREQVLREREDYGETIDENVKSKKTWDSNAITPGTPFMDKLATALRYWTSFKLATDPGWKNLQIIISDATVPGEGEHKIMNFIRSQRADTQYNPNTTHCIYGLDADLIFLGLATHEPHFKILREDVFANNNYKKPKPQDMINLSEEEKQQLIQQDSEKPFLWLHISVLREYLSAELAIPHLSFQFDFERAIDDWVFMCFFCGNDFLPHLPCLDVRENSIDILVDIWKTVLPKTKTYLTCDGTLNLEPVEALLEQLGDRETDLFKKKYIQEVRKQEAHDRRKKLKSNPNVSQGKVDRNFMIPLENMPVYDVDGNAAEGSLNLSNKDFANMRKEINLANEGDGEAAKALKLKSEKNSGVVEFSSEELKNSVQLSKTANYDAATSLQEKLIAKKMAMRDEENAEELSLKRKSEDVDSAEKETSNEPEDDEADYDEDEGSTVPPAVIHTGIVKSGFIDTDESVRLYEPGYHDRYYQHKFHVPAKDIPALQKDVIRCYVEGISWVLLYYYQGCASWTWYYPYHYAPFAQDFKNIKNLDIHFDLGEPFLPYEQLMSVLPAASGHALPEIFRPLMSDPNSEIIDFYPEEFPVDMNGKKMAWQGIALLPFIDETRLLKTVREQYSKLSDSEKARNVRKKDALLISNKNVNYDLFMKNLYGENPVNVIEFRHFKSGLSGFVTQAEEGFELNSKLICPINGGGLPDLSTNLFLKLSYTQPVVAGRCKSLVLNGYIPPQPMLTPQDRDCIIYKYSNRWNPSMMKYNIVPVGPSGITQYQPRVGGYRSFFFHKEQTAYAQQPQQNREYMHSQQRQPQGSRYQQSRYNNGNYNNSNNGYSDNNNGNTGKYNRHYNNSRGNSNRYSNSNDRRREFRR